One segment of Anguilla anguilla isolate fAngAng1 chromosome 1, fAngAng1.pri, whole genome shotgun sequence DNA contains the following:
- the LOC118213639 gene encoding zinc transporter ZIP1-like, with protein MTGTKTQGDSLRWESGVDYSQGLMNGLEVKLGSLVVLLFMTLLCGFAPLCIVRRRCSTGPETRHKVLSLVSCFAGGVFLATCLLDLVPDYLVEINEAFKSLEITLKFPLPEFIMAMGFFLVLVLEQIVLAVKDQSGRSFEEKRALLVESNVQSHERESQGCAHLHSPFSQATEELGRSRVPGREHVHLHVDFNSHSAIRSFILVFSLSLHSVFEGLAVGLQRDSQKVLEICLALLLHKSIIAFSVSLKLTQGRLKRTAVTACILLFSIMSPLGIGLGIALTATESTPQHHLACYTLEGLAAGTFIYITFMEILPHELGAPHNRIPKVALLLTGFAVVTGILFIKV; from the exons ATGACTGGGACAAAGACCCAGGGGGATTCACTAAGATGGGAATCGGGGGTGGACTACAGCCAGGGCCTGATGAATGGACTAGAGGTCAAGCTGGGCTCGCTGGTTGTACTACTCTTCATGACTCTGTTGTGTGGTTTTGCCCCATTATGTATTGTGAGAAGGAGGTGCAGCACTGGCCCAG AAACAAGGCACAAAGTTCTGAGTTTGGTGAGCTGCTTTGCGGGCGGGGTGTTCCTGGCTACCTGTCTCTTGGACCTGGTGCCTGACTACCTTGTGGAGATAAATGAGGCATTCAAAAGCCTTGAGATCACA CTGAAATTCCCACTTCCTGAATTCATTATGGCTATGGGCTTCTTCCTGGTCCTAGTTCTGGAACAGATTGTTCTGGCCGTCAAAGATCAATCAGGGCGATCCTTTGAGGAGAAGCGGGCCCTGTTGGTGGAATCTAATGTCCAGTCCCATGAAAGGGAAAGCCAGGGGTGTGCCCACCTGCACTCTCCCTTTTCCCAGGCCACTGAAGAGTTGGGCCGGTCAAGAGTCCCAGGCAGGGAGCATGTTCACCTTCACGTGGACTTCAACTCCCATTCAGCTATTCGCTCCTTCATCCTGGTTTTCTCGCTGTCACTGCATTCTGTGTTCGAGGGACTGGCCGTGGGTCTGCAGCGGGACAGTCAGAAAGTGCTTGAGATCTGTTTAGCCCTCCTACTCCACAAAAGCATCATTGCCTTTAGCGTGTCGCTCAAGCTTACCCAGGGCCGGCTGAAGCGGACGGCGGTGACTGCATGCATTCTGCTATTCTCCATAATGTCACCTCTGGGCATTGGGCTAGGTATTGCCCTCACAGCAACTGAGTCCACGCCACAGCACCACTTAGCATGTTACACCCTGGAGGGCCTGGCTGCAGGCACCTTCATCTACATCACATTTATGGAGATCTTGCCTCACGAGCTGGGTGCCCCACATAATCGCATCCCCAAGGTGGCACTTCTGCTCACTGGTTTTGCAGTGGTCACTGGTATCCTCTTCATAAAGGTCTAG